In a genomic window of Salegentibacter salegens:
- a CDS encoding LacI family DNA-binding transcriptional regulator, whose protein sequence is MTIKEIAKLANVSLGTVDRVIHNRGKVSKKTKEKVLEILERVNYQPNMFARGLVLNKTYSICALIPSYNEGEYWEMPARGLKKAEENLKQFGINLEIFYFDQNSVQSFIKHSNKIISLKPDGVILAPVINFEAVKWSLQLKRLQIPFSVIDSKISNSGALGFIGQDAFQSGKLAAKLLCSEINGQGVISIISIKSNENHNKKLQLRTEGFKEYIYNSDFIDNISLVEFDIHQGSLDWKNTLKNACSPNGDTVGIFVPSSKVYYAADCIVENFAEMKKIKLVGYDLIKNTVSHLESGVISYVIGQRPESQGYAALDVFYKHLVNRQAVESEKYLPLDIITRENLMYYNAKIDTNE, encoded by the coding sequence ATGACTATCAAAGAAATAGCAAAATTAGCTAATGTTTCGCTGGGTACTGTAGATAGGGTAATTCATAATCGCGGAAAAGTTTCAAAGAAAACCAAAGAAAAAGTACTAGAAATCTTGGAACGGGTAAATTACCAACCCAATATGTTTGCCAGGGGCTTGGTGTTGAACAAGACGTATTCCATATGTGCCTTAATTCCTTCTTATAATGAAGGTGAATATTGGGAGATGCCAGCAAGGGGTCTGAAAAAAGCAGAGGAAAATTTGAAGCAATTCGGCATTAACTTGGAAATTTTCTATTTTGATCAAAATTCGGTTCAATCATTTATAAAACATTCTAATAAGATTATTAGTCTAAAGCCTGATGGAGTTATACTTGCACCGGTAATTAATTTTGAAGCTGTAAAATGGAGCTTGCAATTAAAAAGGCTGCAAATTCCTTTTTCCGTAATCGATTCCAAAATCTCCAATAGCGGGGCTTTAGGTTTTATAGGTCAAGATGCTTTTCAAAGTGGTAAATTAGCCGCTAAACTACTATGTTCAGAAATAAATGGGCAAGGCGTAATATCAATAATATCCATTAAAAGCAACGAAAATCATAATAAGAAGCTACAACTGCGTACTGAGGGTTTTAAAGAATATATTTATAACAGCGATTTTATCGATAATATTTCTTTGGTTGAATTTGATATCCATCAAGGTAGTTTAGATTGGAAGAACACTCTAAAAAATGCCTGCAGCCCTAATGGGGATACCGTTGGTATCTTTGTTCCAAGCTCAAAAGTATACTATGCGGCCGATTGTATTGTGGAAAATTTTGCGGAAATGAAGAAAATCAAACTTGTAGGTTATGATTTAATAAAAAATACCGTTTCACATTTAGAAAGTGGTGTCATAAGCTATGTCATCGGTCAGCGACCTGAAAGCCAAGGTTATGCTGCATTGGATGTTTTTTATAAACATCTTGTAAATAGGCAAGCTGTAGAATCCGAAAAATATTTACCGCTTGATATAATTACCCGAGAAAATTTGATGTATTATAATGCGAAAATAGATACGAATGAATGA
- a CDS encoding SDR family oxidoreductase — MNNNFSIKNKVIAITGGGGVLGGSMAKYLVQNEAKVIILAHNPKNTEKRVKELNAIMPNSASGYTADVLDEELLAEIATKIIEKEGRLDGLINAAGGNMPGATVNPDQTIFDISTGDLKKVLDLNLMGSVMPSLALGKIMAEQGSGVIINISSMASTQAITRVLGYSMAKSGIEIFTKWMAMEMAMKFNDKIRINALAPGFFIGNQNRKLLINEDGSYTERGKTVIRKTPMKRFGDASELNGTVHYLLSDAASFVTGTIVPVDGGFSSFSGV; from the coding sequence ATGAACAATAATTTTTCAATTAAAAATAAAGTCATCGCTATAACGGGTGGGGGTGGAGTACTGGGAGGTTCCATGGCCAAATATTTGGTTCAAAACGAAGCCAAAGTAATTATTTTGGCACATAACCCTAAAAATACTGAGAAACGTGTAAAGGAACTTAATGCCATAATGCCGAATTCGGCTTCAGGTTATACGGCCGATGTCCTAGATGAAGAACTACTTGCTGAAATAGCAACTAAAATTATAGAAAAAGAAGGACGATTGGATGGTTTAATTAATGCAGCAGGAGGAAACATGCCAGGTGCAACGGTAAATCCAGACCAAACTATTTTTGATATTTCCACAGGAGATTTAAAGAAGGTGTTAGATTTAAATTTAATGGGATCTGTAATGCCTTCACTTGCTTTGGGTAAGATTATGGCAGAACAAGGTTCTGGAGTGATCATTAATATTTCGTCAATGGCCTCTACTCAGGCTATAACCAGGGTTTTAGGTTACTCTATGGCAAAATCTGGGATTGAGATATTTACCAAGTGGATGGCTATGGAAATGGCAATGAAGTTTAATGATAAAATTAGGATTAATGCTTTAGCCCCTGGCTTTTTTATTGGAAACCAAAACAGAAAGCTACTTATCAATGAGGATGGATCTTATACAGAACGTGGGAAGACCGTGATTAGAAAAACTCCCATGAAAAGATTTGGGGATGCTTCAGAATTAAATGGTACTGTTCATTACCTATTAAGCGATGCAGCGTCTTTCGTGACTGGAACAATTGTGCCAGTAGATGGAGGCTTTAGTTCATTTTCAGGAGTTTAA
- a CDS encoding IS4 family transposase: MGLFRRTKNTNKPLLRQIIDLCPRWMLTRCADEHNGDKGCSRYKTYDQFVAQTFGQLNKCYTLSDISTGIGVSETFISDLGLEQSPARSTMSDGNKKRSYKVFESLYYRLLGHYGRLLSKHGQSHIIKEIKDRDIKLIDSTTISLCLSMFDWAKFRTAKGGIKIHTCWDDAMMIPDMVNITEAKLHDSKGLAQSVFRKGTVIVEDRAYFDFLLMRQRIAAENVFVTRIKINTVYQTLEELELPEGSDQDILKDEIIVLPSKKAVETGIAEHPLRLVHVYKQDENKVIEIITNNLDWSARTIADLYKKRWDIELFFKAIKQNLQIKTFLGTSENAVKSQIYIALITYLLLQIIVRTIAKKEHAFSNFVEKIRICLCFYLTLDYACNTVGEGAKRIRGQTKLHYRVDPDLFSPISPN, encoded by the coding sequence ATGGGACTCTTCAGGCGCACTAAAAATACAAACAAACCTCTTCTTCGACAAATAATTGACCTATGTCCTCGCTGGATGCTCACGCGTTGTGCCGATGAGCACAATGGCGACAAGGGGTGCAGCAGATATAAGACCTACGATCAATTCGTTGCCCAAACTTTCGGACAGCTGAATAAATGCTACACTCTTAGTGACATTTCCACTGGTATCGGGGTCAGCGAAACATTTATTTCGGATTTGGGTCTTGAGCAGAGCCCAGCGCGTTCTACCATGAGCGATGGCAACAAAAAGAGGAGTTATAAAGTCTTCGAGAGCTTATATTACCGGTTGTTAGGGCACTATGGCCGACTATTGTCGAAGCACGGACAGTCTCATATAATCAAGGAAATCAAAGACCGTGACATAAAATTGATCGACAGCACCACGATCAGTCTATGTCTGTCCATGTTCGATTGGGCAAAGTTTCGGACAGCTAAAGGAGGTATAAAAATACATACCTGCTGGGACGATGCCATGATGATCCCCGATATGGTCAATATAACAGAGGCAAAGCTCCATGACAGCAAAGGACTGGCCCAATCCGTTTTCCGAAAGGGAACGGTCATCGTGGAGGACAGGGCGTACTTCGATTTTCTGTTGATGCGCCAGAGGATCGCGGCAGAAAATGTTTTTGTCACTCGCATCAAGATCAATACGGTCTATCAAACCTTGGAAGAACTGGAGCTCCCCGAAGGTAGCGATCAGGATATCCTAAAAGACGAGATCATCGTTTTACCAAGCAAGAAGGCCGTGGAAACAGGCATTGCGGAACACCCTCTCCGGTTGGTGCACGTTTATAAGCAGGACGAGAACAAAGTGATAGAAATAATCACCAACAACTTGGATTGGAGCGCCAGGACCATCGCGGACCTTTATAAAAAACGATGGGATATTGAACTTTTTTTTAAGGCGATAAAACAGAACCTCCAAATAAAGACCTTCCTTGGAACCAGTGAGAACGCCGTAAAATCACAAATATACATCGCGCTCATAACCTATTTGCTGCTCCAGATAATTGTGAGGACAATAGCCAAAAAAGAACATGCATTTTCCAATTTCGTGGAAAAGATCAGGATCTGTCTATGTTTTTATCTTACCCTCGATTATGCCTGCAATACCGTAGGAGAAGGGGCGAAAAGAATAAGGGGTCAGACCAAACTCCACTATAGGGTAGATCCAGACTTATTTTCTCCCATTAGCCCTAATTGA
- a CDS encoding alpha-L-fucosidase yields the protein MDSRPVSDWFQDIKFGIFIHCGLIRYRSVGLSVLIRNGTNNGCRKN from the coding sequence TTGGATTCCAGACCTGTCTCAGATTGGTTTCAAGATATCAAATTCGGAATTTTTATTCACTGCGGCCTTATTCGGTACCGGTCTGTTGGTCTAAGCGTGCTTATTCGGAATGGCACCAATAATGGTTGCAGGAAAAACTAG
- a CDS encoding alpha/beta hydrolase, with protein MKNLISIILLLLSFSISAQQRFIDSSFQLKNTETKTYATKNGEALKLDIYQPEKDTLQQRPVIIFMHGGGFAGGTRTNSAEVKFAETAAKKGYVAVQISYRLTRKGQSFGCDYKASGKMETFRLAAEDFMDAVHFMVKNKEEYQIDLDKIIVGGSSAGAEAVLNAVYNENLMFDDFSKYENINFAGVFSLAGAIVDARYITEENAVPGVFFHGTEDNLVPYATAPHHWCTPDQPGYIMLDGSKTITEKLENLNTAYMLYSFKDGKHEHSGMPFDYLPEVFEFFYSVFLNEENRQIEVWK; from the coding sequence ATGAAAAACCTAATTTCAATTATCCTCTTATTGCTAAGTTTTTCAATTTCAGCGCAACAGCGATTTATAGACAGTTCTTTTCAGTTAAAAAACACTGAAACTAAAACCTACGCCACCAAAAACGGCGAAGCTTTAAAGCTGGATATTTATCAACCTGAAAAAGATACCTTGCAACAACGGCCGGTCATTATTTTTATGCACGGTGGTGGCTTTGCAGGTGGAACCCGCACAAATTCGGCCGAAGTAAAATTTGCTGAGACTGCGGCAAAAAAAGGCTATGTCGCTGTTCAGATTTCATATCGGTTAACCCGAAAAGGACAATCTTTTGGTTGCGATTATAAAGCCTCCGGAAAAATGGAAACCTTTAGACTGGCTGCAGAAGACTTTATGGATGCCGTTCATTTTATGGTAAAAAATAAAGAGGAATATCAAATTGATCTAGACAAAATAATCGTTGGCGGAAGTAGTGCAGGGGCTGAAGCGGTTCTAAACGCTGTTTATAACGAAAATCTGATGTTTGATGATTTCTCAAAATATGAGAACATCAATTTTGCAGGTGTTTTCTCCCTGGCCGGCGCCATTGTAGATGCACGCTATATTACTGAAGAAAATGCAGTTCCCGGGGTATTTTTCCACGGAACCGAAGATAACCTAGTCCCATACGCTACCGCCCCACACCATTGGTGTACTCCTGACCAACCGGGTTATATTATGCTAGACGGCTCCAAAACAATTACTGAAAAACTGGAAAATTTGAATACTGCTTATATGCTTTATAGTTTTAAAGACGGAAAACACGAACACTCAGGAATGCCTTTTGACTATTTACCTGAAGTCTTCGAATTCTTTTATTCGGTGTTCCTAAATGAAGAAAACCGTCAAATTGAAGTCTGGAAATAA
- a CDS encoding transposase produces the protein MRIQSSHDQITTIYKKRWGVEAYHKSIKSNTGFGKSPTKTIKTQTNHYVLSIVAYIKLEWLKQRTKKNHFAMKTQIYLAAQQAAYAELNKLSTPRAA, from the coding sequence ATGCGAATACAAAGCTCTCATGACCAAATAACTACGATCTACAAAAAACGGTGGGGAGTAGAGGCTTATCACAAATCCATAAAAAGCAATACGGGTTTTGGCAAAAGCCCAACGAAAACAATCAAGACCCAAACCAACCATTATGTGCTGTCCATCGTGGCCTACATAAAACTGGAATGGTTGAAACAGAGGACCAAAAAAAATCATTTTGCAATGAAAACCCAGATATACCTGGCCGCTCAACAAGCGGCTTATGCAGAACTCAATAAGTTATCAACACCAAGGGCAGCATAA
- a CDS encoding GatB/YqeY domain-containing protein, producing the protein MKAKDSEKLEALRSVKSAILLANTESAAKDGLSEDEELKILQKLVKQRKESAAIYREQNRADLAEPEEKQAAVIESFLPEQLSEAEIEAKVDEIIAKTGASGMQDMGKVMGMASNELAGRADGRTISTIVKRKLI; encoded by the coding sequence ATGAAAGCTAAAGACAGTGAAAAACTGGAAGCTTTACGATCGGTAAAAAGTGCTATTTTATTAGCCAATACGGAGAGCGCTGCAAAAGACGGTTTGAGTGAAGATGAAGAACTTAAGATTTTACAGAAACTTGTAAAGCAACGTAAGGAAAGCGCTGCGATTTACAGGGAACAGAATAGGGCTGATTTAGCTGAACCTGAGGAAAAACAGGCCGCAGTAATTGAATCTTTTTTACCGGAGCAGTTAAGCGAAGCTGAAATTGAAGCTAAAGTAGACGAGATTATCGCTAAAACCGGAGCCAGCGGAATGCAGGATATGGGAAAAGTAATGGGAATGGCCAGCAACGAACTAGCCGGTAGAGCTGACGGTAGAACGATTTCTACAATTGTAAAAAGAAAATTAATCTAG